A region of the Peredibacter starrii genome:
CCAGCATCTTTAAACTACCGGGCCAAATTATTCGGTGGCGAAATGATGAGAGTCCATTATGATAAAGGTCTAGGATTTAAAGTAACATTTAATTTACGGGAAATACTCAGTGAAACAAACTAATGTTTACCTCTTAGACGATCATAAAATCGTTCGCGACGGCCTAAAGTCTATTCTCTCAATGCACTCTGAATATCAAGTCGTTGGAGAGGAAAGTCGTCCGGATGTTTTTTTGAGCACTCTCTCTGATCTAGACATTGATATTCTTATTCTCGACGTCTCTTTACCGAATATTTCCGGCATTGATCTCATTAAAAAAATTAAGGACATCAATTCAAATCTTCAAATTGTTATGCTCTCTATGCATGAGAATCCAGAGTATATGTTTCGCAGCCTGAAAGAAGGCGCAAATGCCTATCTTCCGAAGGACATCGAAGCTGGGGAATTTATCGAGGCCCTGGATCAAGTAAGACAGCGTGGAAGTTATTTTCCTTCGAACATGAACTTTAATAACAAAGACACTCTCACTCCTCCACCAGAGGGCCTTAAGTATTCCATTCTTCTCACTTCACGTGAGTTAGAGATTCTTGGTTACATGGCCAAGGGACTTAGTTCAAAACAAATCGCCCAGCAAATCAATGTGAGTCCAAGAACAGTGGAAACTCATCGGGTAAATATCATGAAGAAACTTGGGACCAACAACGGAGCTGAAACAGTTGCTCTGGCCTGGAAACTAAAGTTAATTCAAGACGATAAGATTTAAGCCTTAAGATCCAACACTTCAGATTTCTTCCATCTCAACGGCAGATATTGCCTTTCCGTAAAATTACTTAAGACCAACCTCATTTTACACGATGAGTACTAAGTAGTTTTCCAACGGAGAGACGGGCATGTTTGTCATATTAACTGAGTCATTAGCTATACTACCGAACAAATATTCCGTTCTATCTAAAGAAAATAATAAGAAAAGTTATACAAATATTCTTCCATTTGACGATAAGAACCACAGCACCATCGGTAAGGCCGAAGGATTTTAGGAGCATATATGAGAATGAAAGGTGGCCAGTATTTAACGTTTAAACTTCAAAACCTCTCGTATGGCGTAGGCATCGAGAACGTGCGTGAAATTAATCGCATGTCTGAAATCGCCGCTGTACCAGAAGCACCGGACTTCGTCGCAGGTGTGATGAATCTTCGCGGTAAAGTGATTACTGTTGTTGATCTTCGCAAGCGTCTGCACATGCCTGTTGCAGAGGTAACAAAAGAGACTTGTATCATCGTAGTTGAATCTGAGATCGGTCACGTGGGTGTGATCGTTGATTCAGTTCAAGCTGTGATTCATTTACAAGAAGCTCAAATCGATGACTCTCCCATCTCTGAAGATGAGTACTCATTCGTTAAATCAATCGGAAAGATGGACGATCACCTCGTTATGTTGATCGATATTTTCCGTTGTTTATCGAAGCGTGACATGCTTGGAATGGATTCTGCAGCTGCAGCTTAAAGAAAACTGATTTTATAAAAACGTAAGGAAGCGTATATGACGATTGATGATGATGGATTCTTAGAAGAGTTACGTCAGGAGTTTCTGGCAGAAGCTTGCTCTCTCCTAGAACAATGGGAAGAATACTTCCTCAAGCTGGAAGAGACTGATGATAAAGCGGAACAGGTAACAAATATTTTCCGTGTTGCCCACTGTCTGAAAGGCACCAGCTCTGCTGTTGGTTATTCAGAAATGGCGGCCTTCGCCCACATCGTAGAGGATCTTCTTCAGATCCTTAAAAAAGATCCGTCATGCCTTACTCCGGAAATCGTTACAACACTTCTAAAGTGTGGTGATGCTTTCAAAGTAAAGGTCGCTTTCCTGATGGGAAAAGAGAAGACAGATTGGGACGTTACCGTTCTGGCATTCGATATTAATAATTATTTGATCTCATTCGGTCACGCCGGTCATGATACCCATGCAGCTCCTGCAGAAGATCAGAACCTGATGCCAGCTGGTCCATCTGAAGAGACAAAGGCCGAGTCAATTGAAAGTGACGATGACTGGAAACAAGTCATGGCCGATGTGAATCAGAAGTTTGGTGTACAACTGACTGAAGAACACATGCACCTGTCAGAAGACGAAATTGCAAAAGTCATCGCTGATCAGCAATCTGAGAAGGCCCAGAAGCCGGCCGCTCCGGTGATTCAACTAGAACAAGTTCGCGAGCACAAAGAAGAAGAAAAAAAGGCCGCTGCTGCCTCAGCTTCCGCTCCTAAAGACGCTGCTTCATCAAAGGCCGCTAACGCCACTGTGAAAGTTGATGCTCATAAGATCGATAAAATCATGAACCTTGTTGGTGAGCTTGTGATTAACAAATCACAATTAGCAAACCGCGTGGAACAATATCGTGACGATCATGTTCTTGAAGCAACTTACTCGCTCCTAGAAAAAACAATTCGTGAACTTCAAGACGAAACTCTTGGTATGCGAATGATCAGCATGAAGAACCTTTTCCTAAAGTGTCAGCGTGCGGTTCGTGACGTTTCAATCAAACTTAATAAGAACATCGAATTCGTACAGAGTGGTGAAGACGTAGAAATTGACCGTTCAATGGTCGAGCTTCTGACTGACCCGCTTCTTCACATGCTGAGAAACTCAGTTGACCACGGTATCGAATCTCAGGGGACGATCCTTCTGAAGGCAGAGCACGTTGGCTCAAAGATCATTCTATCGATCAAAGATAACGGTAGAGGAATCAATGCTGAAAAAGTTTTCGGCAAAGCAATGCAAAATGGTCTTATCTCTCCATCTGTAAAGATGTCAGATCTGACTGAAAACGAAATTTTCCAGTTCATCATGATGCCGGGGTTCTCAACTGCGGAAAAGATCACAGACGTTTCAGGACGTGGTGTGGGTCTGGACGTGGTGAAAACGACAGTAGAAAAAATGAATGGTAAAGTTGATATCTCTTCACAACTTGGGAAAGGTACTTGCTTCAAGCTGATTCTTCCACTCACAACTTCCATCCAGGAAGGTATTCATGTGAAGTCGAACAACAGCTCATACATTTTCCCGACGGAGAAAGTACTTGAGATCCTTTCTGGTGACAAAGTAAGTTTCATCACTGATCCAAACGGTCTGAACATGTTCAAATACCGTGAGACAGTCATTCCTTACGCGACACTGGACGCTACTCTTGGTCTAAGCCCGGATTTCAAAATCAGCAAAATGATTCTGATCATGGATGTTGATGGTAAGAACTTCGGAATTGGTATTGATGAATTCGTGGCACAAGTTCACGTGGTTCTTAAACCGATTAACGAAATCGTCAGAACATCAACTGGTATCTCTGCTTCTTGTATTCTTTCTCACGGAGGAATCGGGTTCGTGATTGATACAGATGAAGTCTGTAAATCAGTGCTGAAGAATAACAAAGAACAAAACAGGCTAGCAGCATGAGTAATATAGTTTTCAAAGCTCCACCAGTAGACTTTATTGAAACTGGTAAAAAGACCCACGAACATCTTATTGCCGATAAGGCGGGGTTTGAAAAACTGGCCGAGATCGTAAAAGATCTAACTGGAATTTCTCTTCCAAATAACGAGAAAAACCGCACACTCATGGCCGGTCGAGTTCATTCACTCATGAGCAAGTATCAGTACAAGACCTATGCTGAACTTGCCACAAAACTCATGAGCGGTAACAAGACCCTGCAAGAGTCGTTCATCTCATGTCTGACAACCAATACAACTCACTTTTTCCGTGAGGGTGCTCACTATGACGTCCTGAAGAAATACCTTCAGGAAAGAATGGCGGTAAGAGAATTTACAACGAGTTCTTTCCGCGTTTGGTGTAGTGCTGCGAGTTCTGGTCAGGAACCATACTCAATCCTCATGACTCTTTTGAGCGGTGGCTTCCCCATTGATCGTCAGGCGCTGGAGTTCCTTGCAACTGACATCGATCTTGAAATTCTCAAGAAGGCCTCTCAGGCCAACTATTCAGAGGAAGAGATCAAGACTGTTCCTCCAGAAATGAAACAGGCCTATTTTCAGCCGATCAAAGACAAGACTCATACCACGTATAAGGTCCTGCCTCAGTTTCGTAAGATGATTAACTTTGCCCGTTTTAACCTGATTCAAGATAAGCCCGCTTTCAAAGAGAAGTTTGATGTGATCTTCTGCCGAAACGTTCTGATCTATTTTGAGAAAGAGGTTTCAACTGCAGTGATCGATATGCTGATTTCTCAACTTAAACCTGGCGGACTTATTTTCTTAGGACATGTAGAAACTGGTCTTCTAAAAAATAAAAACGTGCGCCCAATCAGCCACGCTGTGTATAAGAAGGTTTAAAATGCAGCAAAAGATTCGAGTCCTGCTAGTTGATGACTCTGCCGTAATTCGTACGATGCTTCAAAAAATTCTGAGCTCGGATCCTGATATTGAAGTGGTTGGTACAGCACCAGATCCATATGTTGGCCGAGAAAAGCTGGTCGCTCTTAAACCAGACGTAATGATTCTGGATATTGAAATGCCGAAGATGGACGGGATCACGTTCCTTACAAAAGTAATGGAACACTTTCCTACTCGCACCATCATCTTCTCTTCTCTGAGCTTAGAGCGTTCAGAGGTGGCCCTAAAATGTCTTGAAGTTGGTGCAATCGATACAATGGCAAAGCCGGCGATTGATGTGACCAAAGGTGTACTTGCCTTTAAAGATGAACTCATCGCTAAAGTTAAAATGGTGGCGAAATCAAAGCTACCAGTTAAAAAGAAAGGTCTTTCACTGGTTAATCCAGTGGCGAAGACCCATGTTCCAACCAGTGGAGCTCTTCTAAAAACGACCCACCAGATTCTTGCCATTGCTTCATCGACAGGTGGAACGGAGGCCCTTAAAGTACTTCTCGCAGGTCTACCGGCAGACATTCCAGGAACTGTGATTGTGCAACATATGCCAGCGGTGTTTACTAAGACTTATGCTGAGCATTTGAACAAGATGTTTCCTTTCGAGGTGAAAGAGGCCGAAGATGGAGACAAGGTTCTTCCTGGACGCGTACTTATTGCTCCGGGTGACTTCCATATGGAGATTGTTCGCAGTGGTGGTTACTACAACGTTAAGCTGCATCAACAACCGGCCATGCATGGAGTTCGTCCCGCTGCCGATTACCTTCTTAAATCTGTGGCCCACTATGCTGGATCAAATGCCATTGGGGTTGTCCTCACAGGTATGGGAAAAGACGGGGCCCAGGGTCTTCTTGAGATGAAAAAAGCAGGAAGTTACAACTTTGCTCAGAACGAAGAGACATGTGTCATTTTCGGAATGCCAAAGGTCGCAATTGAAGTTGGTGCCATCGATAAGGTCATGCCTCTGGATGAGATCGCAGGCGAAATCATCAAGCAGATGGACGTTAGAAAAGTTTCATAAAAAGTATCTCTCATGGACCTTGTCCTCACTTGGATAAGGTCCATGTTCTTCACTCTCAAATCCTCTCTTTTCGTAGCTTAAATTAAGTTTACCTCAACTCTCCTCACGGTTTACAATCACTAAGCTTATTTGCTGCATCGCCAACATATTCTTGAATAATGAAAAGCATGAGATCAATTCAACAATTCATTAAGCAGGCGTTCTTCTTGTTCGCCCTAGGACTTATCACAATGGCAATTGTGAGTGTGTTGATCTACGGCATGCACATCTACCGCACGAACGAAAACAATCTCGATTCTCTCGGCGATCGAACCAATACTCAAATCACTTCTTCGCAACGTAATGCCCGCAACAACATGTTGATGGCAGAAGCTATCATGAAGAAAGAAATTGAGATGGGAAAAATCGATCAGATGAATTCTGGCACTTTGATGGCCGCTGCGATTAATTACAATGCTTCTCAGTTCGATATCTGGATGGCGCTTTCACCTGAGCGGGCCTATAAGATGATTGGTAGCCCACCCGGGCTGGTTTTTCTGGTCGCCCGTAAACCCGAAAACTATAATTTCAAAACACTCTCTAAACCTTTCAATATCAATGACTACAACATCCAACTTTTTAAGCACGATGTGTATTTCAAAAATCCAGAAGAAGTTTGGTACCACCAGTCAGTAAAGAATAAGGGCAAACTGACCTACATCGGTGCCTACTACGATAAGACCTACACTCAGCGCTGGCTCTTCTCCATTGGGAAGGCCGTTTATGACAACAACAAAAAACTAATGGGTGTCGTTGGAATTGATTTCGGAACGAGCCTGGTAGAAAAAGTCTTTCGTGGCTTTTCTGATTTCCTTGGCCTGATGATTGTTGAGCGACGAGATGGCAGGATCCTTATGGATCTGCATTCTGAAGACCACTCTCTTATCGCTCCTAATCTTGTTTATAAGGGCAAGGTAGATGATCTCTTCCTTCCACTGGCCCAACTTGAAGACTTTGCTCATCATCACAAACTAGTTCATCATAATCATAAGGGCACCTTCATGGTGTTCAAGGTCTTCAAGTCAGAACTTCTGCCTTGGTACATAGTGATTTATCAGAGTGCCTGGTCATTTTACAAAGGCATCCTTCCTCTCTTCTTCACACTTCTGACCGTGATTCTCATTTTCCTGCTCGCCCTTCTCTACTTCCTGCGCGAGAACCGTAAAAAGTTCCTGAATCCAATTCAAGATCTTCTGAGCTGGCTTAAACGAGATACCCTCATCATTGGTTCAAATAAAAGTATCTCAGGTCATTACGTTGAATCAGATGTGCTGGAAGTAAATGAACTCATTCAGAGTATTAATATTCTCTTTGAAGTGGTGAACGAGAACTTCCAGAACTATCGTCACGAGCTGGATAAGAACACCAAGATCAAAGAAGAACTTGAGGTCCTGGTACAAAAAAGATCAGAACAACTTATTGAAAGAGAAAAACTTGCGGCCCTGGGTTTCATGTCTGCTGGTCTGGCCCACGAAATTAAAAACCCACTTAACCTCATCTGTAATGCTGCCGAAATCATCGTCATGCAATTAAACAAGATCGCACAAGCTGAACTTCACATGGATGAACAATCGGCCCGAGCCATTTCTCGCTTGAGTGAAAGTAATCAAATCATCCTCAATAACGGTCAGCGTGTAGATAACATCATCAAGACCCTTCTTCTTCAGGTGAGAAGCTCTAAAGAAGGCCATCAGCATTTAGTGGACATGACAGAGCTTGTTAAGACCAATTTAGATTTCGTCCTCGCGAACTATCGTCCGAAGATGAATAATCGAATCAAGGTTGAGCTTGAAAAGCCTGATAACAAAATCATTGTTAGAGGTAACCCGGTTGATCTAGGTCGTGTGTTTATCAACATCCTGGATAACAGCTGTTATGCCATGATTAAGAAGATCAATGCTGATTCTCACTTCATGGCCCATTTGAAAATCTCACTTAATCCAAAAGATGGGGGGCTTGAGATAAGAATCTACGACAACGGTACCGGTATTCCGAAGGTCCACTTAAGTCAGGTCTTTACTCCTTTTTACACGACTAAACCACCTGGCGAAGGCACAGGTTTAGGATTAAACTTTGCTTACGAAATTGTTAAACAGCACGGTGGGACTTTAGAAGTTCAATCCAATGAAGGCGAATACACAGAAATCATTATGTTCATCCCATTTCGAGGAAAATCATGAAGCGCATATTAGTATTAGATGATGAACAGGATGTGGATTTCATTTTTAAGGTCATGCTTGAAGATGAAATTGCTGACGGCAAACTTCACATCGATTTTTTTAGCAATCCTCAGGAGTGTCTGGACGATCTCGCACGCAGACCAAATGATGTTTACGACTACATTTTAAGCGATATCAACATGCCACAGATTAATGGTGTGCAATTTGCCCGTGTGCTCAGAAACCGGGGTTACAAAGGCAGAATAGCCTTTATTAGCGCCTATCTGATGGATGATTACGAAGACGATATGAAGATTCTCAATATTGAGCACTTTTTTTCAAAACCACTTAACTTCAATGAGATCAAGGCCGTTCTTCAAATCTGACGGCCTATCACATGATACTTCCGATTATCTTGATCCTTTTCTGATTTGAAGAGTGAGATGGTATTCACATCGAGTGGAATCGGTTCTAAGGGATGAAGCCTTAGCCCTTCCGCCAGTTCATCATATTCATAACGCTGCCAACGCTTCACAGTTATATGAGGAATGAAACTTTTCCCATGTGGATCAACATATTCCGGAAACAATTCTTCCACCTCTTTTTGAAGCAGCAGAAGTTCCTCTGAAGGCAAAATACTCAAATACATTACACGACGATTAAAAAATTTGATGGGCCCAATTTGAATTGAAAAAGGTTTGAATGAAACGTCTTTCATTCGATCAAGAATTGAAATGACATTCTCTTCAGAGGTCTCACCGATAAAAAGAAGTGTGAGATGAAAATCATGTGGATTTTCCCAGCCCTTTCTCCCCTGAGGAAGTTTGGCGATGTAATGGGCCAGATTCTCTTTAATCGATTCGGTTAGTTCGAGTCCTATGAATAATCTCATAGCTCGACTTTGAAATATTCCGGTGGGCAATTCATAACAATACCCTGAGCGGGTTTTCGGTAAAAGTTTGAGATCACAAGATTTCCACCCATCTTGGCCGCTCGATTTCGAAGGGCGGCGTGGACCTCGTTTTCTTGCTGGGAATAGGACGGAGGAAAATATGAGGTTTTGGCATCTGCGAAGCCTATGTACTCGCAATCATGTTTGGCCTCGAGAAAATCGGCCTTGTCCTGCCAATCGGCGGCACCTTTATCAGATTCTACAAAATGGACTTTTTTCCCGGGCCTTGTGACGTCCGCACAGGAGCTAAGTATTAGAAAAATTGTTAAGATTAGGACCCTTTCCATAGCAACAGATACTATGTGCATTTTCGGAATGGGTCAGCCTGCTCCTCGCCATTGAGACCGAGTAGATTTAACCGCACCTTAACAGAAGGGCCGGGAAATTATGCTATAACGCCCGCATAAATTCCTTAACCCAACACGAGGTAATCATGAAAACTCTCATCGCTTCAATCCTAGTTGCTTTCTCATTCTCTGCACTTGCTGACTGTAATCCTGAGGCCCAATTCATTGGTAAAGTTACTAAGCTTAAAGTGTATGAAACTCACTTCACATTTCAAGTAAGCATCACAAGACACTTCTCAGCGAGTGTTGTTTGTCCGATGTTTGAAGGTGATTTAGAGAATGCCGTCCTTGCTTATCCTGGAAAACCAAGCATCAAGAACGGCGATGAAATTTCGGGTGTAATGGTTTACGACGTTGCTTCTGACTCTTATAAGATCGATTAGATCTCAGGCATGTACTGAGCGCCACACTTGTCTTTAATGACAGTGTAGGCATCTTCATCGTTTACGAATTTAAATTTCGGATGACCATCCTGGGTCCAAAAAGTTGGGCCCGGGATTTTACAACCTGGTAGCCCTTTCTTGAACACAGTCACAGTTTTTGCCAGCCGAGGATCGGCACCCTTGGCATCCGATCTCAACATAATTCCTTTTCCAGTATAATCAATCTGAGCAAATTTTCTTTGAGCACGGTCCGGATTTAAATCCACCGGCTGCTCAGTCATCACTCCACCAATGAGAGTCTTATACTTTTTGAAGACCACCATCTCTTCACCAGTGTTAAGGGTGACGATAAGGTTTTGATCCTGCTCTTCTACGTGCATCTGACCTACACGAGGTAAGAACACAAGCATGGTTTCAAAATAATCTGATGTTCTGCCTGAGCCAACGTAATCAGTCATCCAAAGATAAGTATCGCGTTTAGCGCCATCATCTGTAACGAAGAAGAAATCACGAGTGGGATATTCAAAAGAGTCATTAGGTTCAGTTGGAACGATGTCATTAGGACCAAAGTTAGTGAAACTAAAGCCACGTTTAAAAAGGACGGCATTATCATCGGCCCCGTACTCGGTACGAAAAACCGTGGAAGCATCATTGCGAGCAGTGATGTAGTTGTAGCGATCAATTCTGGCCACATCTCGTTCGAACGGAACAATAGTGGCGGCCAAAGCAGACGTCGACATGATTGAAGCGAGAATAATTGATTTAATCATAAATACCTCTCAGACTTTCAGGCTAACACGCTCTGGATTTTGAGCAACAACTTCCACTATGACAAAATCTTTCAGTGACGCTGCAAACATTGCTACACACTGTGGTTAAGCTAAGATGATGAGATGAATCAGACGCATTTATCAGCAGGAATCATACCTATAAGAAAGAAAAAGTCAGAGTGGGAATTCTTGATCCTACGCGCTTTCAGTTACTGGGACTTTCCGAAGGGCATGGTTGAAGCGGAAGAAAATGCCCAGGTCGCTGCAGTAAGAGAACTTGAGGAAGAAACTGGGATATCGCATATTGAGTTTGTTCAGGGGAAAAAATTCATTGAAACCGAGGTTTACGGCAAAGGAAAAGTTGCCCGTTACTACCTCGCTGAGGTCAAGGAAGAGGTCGAAATAAAATTTGTCCCAAACCCCATTACGGGAGTCATCGAACATCATGAGTATCGTTGGGTTTCATATGAAGAGGCCAGATTGTTATTAGTTCCTAGGGTTCAACGAGTTTTAGATTGGGCCCAGAAGCTTATCGCTAACTAACATCATCATCTTCTTGCTCAACCAAATTTCCGAGAGCGAAGCCGCCATCAAAAACAAGTTCATCAGCTTCTTCTGGTAGGTTGCAACCATCCAAATAATCATCGTTTCCCAGATTGTGATTCAAACTAGACCCATCATGATAGTCATGAAGACCATGTCTCACATTCATATGAGCAATTTTTAATTTAGGTTGCTTACCCTCTACAGTTGGTTTTGTATCATCCATAAAAATCCTCCAAGATCGTTTTGCATCATCGATGCCATCGCTAATTATTGGAATTTGTGTCAGACTTTAATCTTCAATTGGTAACTTTGCCTCAGAGGAAATATGGTGAAACGTTTTAGTGCAGAAGACTTTACTGAAATGCCTTGGAAGAACGGTGGAGGAGTAACCACTGAACTTTTCCGCTTGCCCGATGCTCAAGGCGGATTTCTTATAAGAATCTCGCGAGCGAAGGTTGAAAAGGATGGACCTTTTTCTTTCTTTCCTGGCATCGATCGCAAGCTTTTAATTCTTCAAGGCGAAGGATGTCGTCTCCTATTTCCCAATAAAGAGGAAATACTCCTTCAAGGAAGGGTGCTGGAGTTTACCGGTGAAACTCCGATTGATTGCAGATTGATTGGCGGATCGTTGATCGATTTTAACGTAATGTCCGCAAGGAACTATGCAACTGCGAAAGTCCTCATCACCAAAAATCTGACAGGTGCTCAATTTGCCTATCACACGCGATCTGAAACTTTATATCAGTTTGAGAATGAAGAAGTTAAAGTGGATTTTCCAGAAGATGAACACATCGGAATTTGGATCACTAAAAAATAAAAAAGGCCGGCATGACCGGCCTTATGAGACTTATTTTACTGAGTAATAAACGTAAGGCTCTCTTACTTTAAGTTTTTCACTTTCTTTCATTTTAAGCTCTTCAAAAACTTTGCCTCTCACACTGAATAGACCAAATTTAATTTCCGAAATTTGAAGTGTAAGAAGACCAGTCGTTGCATTGTAACTTACATTTCCATTGGCCTTGACCTTGCCTGAGATTTGAGCTTTTACTTCTGCCGCAAGATCAAATTTACCATTCGTCGCATTCAGAGCGACTGAATTGATGCCCAGACTTGCTTTTGTATTATCCAACGCCGATGAAAGCGCTTCCATTACACCCTCTTCCGCTTGAGAAGAAAACTTTGATGTCTTAAAAGTCATCTTTTGAATACAACCACCAATCAGTTGATCCATCACTTCCTCATGGGCGACCTTACGATCACAGTTAAGCGATAAATTGTCTAACTTCATGCTGTCATCTTTTGAGTTGAAAGTACCTTGAAGAAGAGAAAGACTCGTGCGAGCACCGAAATCCAGATTGAAGTCTCTAACAATCATTGTCTGGGCCTCGGTCATAAAACCAGGGGCATCTTTCAGAGTAAACTCGGCCGTTTCAGCTCCTGTCACCAAAAGGTTGAAATCTTTATCAACTTTATCCACACTCACTTGTACGCCGGCCATACGAGAAAAAGAAGCGGCCGATCCTTCACCATGAGGATCTGTATATGTGAAATTGAAATTCTTGACAGCTACTTGAAGGTCATTGGCCATTGCAAAGCCAGAGATGAATAGGAAACTAAACGCGAGTTTCTTCATAAAAAATCCTTTTGAGAATATTCAATGAATGGCTTGTCGGGCCTCTCCGCTCAGCATTTACAAAAATGGGCAATGCCCACATCTTATGGAAAAAAGCTCCTGCTTCTGATCTTTCCGGTCGGAATCTTCCTTAGGCAGTTCTCTAGGCAAAGTGCTCAAGTTCATGAAACTTCATAACTGACGATCGTACTGCGACTTTTTTTCCAGTCTCTGTCAGCACTGGAATTTAAGAGAGAATGAAAGAGCTTTGAATTTAGGGAATGGTGCCCCTAAAATTAAGGAGTTTATCTCAAATTAAGCACTCAGGAGTTACTCATGAATCACTTTGTGAAGAGCATCGGTTTGTCGGTTGTTCTTTCTGCTTCAGCATTT
Encoded here:
- a CDS encoding chemotaxis protein CheA, translated to MTIDDDGFLEELRQEFLAEACSLLEQWEEYFLKLEETDDKAEQVTNIFRVAHCLKGTSSAVGYSEMAAFAHIVEDLLQILKKDPSCLTPEIVTTLLKCGDAFKVKVAFLMGKEKTDWDVTVLAFDINNYLISFGHAGHDTHAAPAEDQNLMPAGPSEETKAESIESDDDWKQVMADVNQKFGVQLTEEHMHLSEDEIAKVIADQQSEKAQKPAAPVIQLEQVREHKEEEKKAAAASASAPKDAASSKAANATVKVDAHKIDKIMNLVGELVINKSQLANRVEQYRDDHVLEATYSLLEKTIRELQDETLGMRMISMKNLFLKCQRAVRDVSIKLNKNIEFVQSGEDVEIDRSMVELLTDPLLHMLRNSVDHGIESQGTILLKAEHVGSKIILSIKDNGRGINAEKVFGKAMQNGLISPSVKMSDLTENEIFQFIMMPGFSTAEKITDVSGRGVGLDVVKTTVEKMNGKVDISSQLGKGTCFKLILPLTTSIQEGIHVKSNNSSYIFPTEKVLEILSGDKVSFITDPNGLNMFKYRETVIPYATLDATLGLSPDFKISKMILIMDVDGKNFGIGIDEFVAQVHVVLKPINEIVRTSTGISASCILSHGGIGFVIDTDEVCKSVLKNNKEQNRLAA
- a CDS encoding chemotaxis protein CheW — encoded protein: MRMKGGQYLTFKLQNLSYGVGIENVREINRMSEIAAVPEAPDFVAGVMNLRGKVITVVDLRKRLHMPVAEVTKETCIIVVESEIGHVGVIVDSVQAVIHLQEAQIDDSPISEDEYSFVKSIGKMDDHLVMLIDIFRCLSKRDMLGMDSAAAA
- a CDS encoding response regulator transcription factor, which encodes MKQTNVYLLDDHKIVRDGLKSILSMHSEYQVVGEESRPDVFLSTLSDLDIDILILDVSLPNISGIDLIKKIKDINSNLQIVMLSMHENPEYMFRSLKEGANAYLPKDIEAGEFIEALDQVRQRGSYFPSNMNFNNKDTLTPPPEGLKYSILLTSRELEILGYMAKGLSSKQIAQQINVSPRTVETHRVNIMKKLGTNNGAETVALAWKLKLIQDDKI
- a CDS encoding ATP-binding protein → MKSMRSIQQFIKQAFFLFALGLITMAIVSVLIYGMHIYRTNENNLDSLGDRTNTQITSSQRNARNNMLMAEAIMKKEIEMGKIDQMNSGTLMAAAINYNASQFDIWMALSPERAYKMIGSPPGLVFLVARKPENYNFKTLSKPFNINDYNIQLFKHDVYFKNPEEVWYHQSVKNKGKLTYIGAYYDKTYTQRWLFSIGKAVYDNNKKLMGVVGIDFGTSLVEKVFRGFSDFLGLMIVERRDGRILMDLHSEDHSLIAPNLVYKGKVDDLFLPLAQLEDFAHHHKLVHHNHKGTFMVFKVFKSELLPWYIVIYQSAWSFYKGILPLFFTLLTVILIFLLALLYFLRENRKKFLNPIQDLLSWLKRDTLIIGSNKSISGHYVESDVLEVNELIQSINILFEVVNENFQNYRHELDKNTKIKEELEVLVQKRSEQLIEREKLAALGFMSAGLAHEIKNPLNLICNAAEIIVMQLNKIAQAELHMDEQSARAISRLSESNQIILNNGQRVDNIIKTLLLQVRSSKEGHQHLVDMTELVKTNLDFVLANYRPKMNNRIKVELEKPDNKIIVRGNPVDLGRVFINILDNSCYAMIKKINADSHFMAHLKISLNPKDGGLEIRIYDNGTGIPKVHLSQVFTPFYTTKPPGEGTGLGLNFAYEIVKQHGGTLEVQSNEGEYTEIIMFIPFRGKS
- a CDS encoding protein-glutamate methylesterase/protein-glutamine glutaminase; its protein translation is MQQKIRVLLVDDSAVIRTMLQKILSSDPDIEVVGTAPDPYVGREKLVALKPDVMILDIEMPKMDGITFLTKVMEHFPTRTIIFSSLSLERSEVALKCLEVGAIDTMAKPAIDVTKGVLAFKDELIAKVKMVAKSKLPVKKKGLSLVNPVAKTHVPTSGALLKTTHQILAIASSTGGTEALKVLLAGLPADIPGTVIVQHMPAVFTKTYAEHLNKMFPFEVKEAEDGDKVLPGRVLIAPGDFHMEIVRSGGYYNVKLHQQPAMHGVRPAADYLLKSVAHYAGSNAIGVVLTGMGKDGAQGLLEMKKAGSYNFAQNEETCVIFGMPKVAIEVGAIDKVMPLDEIAGEIIKQMDVRKVS
- a CDS encoding CheR family methyltransferase, which encodes MSNIVFKAPPVDFIETGKKTHEHLIADKAGFEKLAEIVKDLTGISLPNNEKNRTLMAGRVHSLMSKYQYKTYAELATKLMSGNKTLQESFISCLTTNTTHFFREGAHYDVLKKYLQERMAVREFTTSSFRVWCSAASSGQEPYSILMTLLSGGFPIDRQALEFLATDIDLEILKKASQANYSEEEIKTVPPEMKQAYFQPIKDKTHTTYKVLPQFRKMINFARFNLIQDKPAFKEKFDVIFCRNVLIYFEKEVSTAVIDMLISQLKPGGLIFLGHVETGLLKNKNVRPISHAVYKKV
- a CDS encoding bis(5'-nucleosyl)-tetraphosphatase, whose amino-acid sequence is MNQTHLSAGIIPIRKKKSEWEFLILRAFSYWDFPKGMVEAEENAQVAAVRELEEETGISHIEFVQGKKFIETEVYGKGKVARYYLAEVKEEVEIKFVPNPITGVIEHHEYRWVSYEEARLLLVPRVQRVLDWAQKLIAN
- a CDS encoding response regulator, giving the protein MKRILVLDDEQDVDFIFKVMLEDEIADGKLHIDFFSNPQECLDDLARRPNDVYDYILSDINMPQINGVQFARVLRNRGYKGRIAFISAYLMDDYEDDMKILNIEHFFSKPLNFNEIKAVLQI
- the thpR gene encoding RNA 2',3'-cyclic phosphodiesterase — its product is MRLFIGLELTESIKENLAHYIAKLPQGRKGWENPHDFHLTLLFIGETSEENVISILDRMKDVSFKPFSIQIGPIKFFNRRVMYLSILPSEELLLLQKEVEELFPEYVDPHGKSFIPHITVKRWQRYEYDELAEGLRLHPLEPIPLDVNTISLFKSEKDQDNRKYHVIGRQI